The following are encoded in a window of Castanea sativa cultivar Marrone di Chiusa Pesio chromosome 5, ASM4071231v1 genomic DNA:
- the LOC142637015 gene encoding protein JINGUBANG-like isoform X2, whose product MASLDSSNSPPNPSFAIRGTATQNKFLRSISTKEPSFSHFPYTPPRLSSPSLSQSLHTSPISSPLHPLSPSKLNDLSSTYRCVSSVLKKDGQILSIAVSNSLVYTGSDANVIRIWKLPDFSECGQLKTKASTVVALKVSNDRVYAAYGDGKIRVWRKTWDGSLKHIRLATIPKSGSYVRSYIGGKDKMMKHTGPITSLAMNASDDIIYSASLDRTVKVWRISDQKCIETIPAHSGAVNDIIVTDDGLLFTASDDATVKVWRCNFFRGNQSHSLTVTLPAKSSPVKTLTLNKEGGVLYGGCTDGYIHYWFKGWYSGQLQYGGALQGHTHAVMCLASVSNYVVSGSADSTSRVWVREQDGHHTCLAVLVGHRGPIRCVTAFSGSLGEESEDGCTICTGSLDGVLKVWHVTCKNKSSQSSAQNVCEYFEL is encoded by the exons ATGGCCTCACTAGACTCCTCCAATTCCCCTCCAAACCCATCTTTTGCAATAAGAGGAACAGCCACACAGAACAAGTTCTTAAGAAGCATTTCAACCAAAGAGCCTTCCTTTTCACACTTTCCTTACACCCCACCAAGGCTAAGCTCCCCTAGTCTCTCCCAAAGTCTCCACACTTCACCAATCTCTTCACCTCTTCACCCCCTCTCTCCTTCCAAGCTCAATGACCTTTCCTCCACCTATAGGTGTGTCTCTTCTGTGCTCAAAAAAGATGGCCAAATCTTGTCCATTGCTGTGTCCAATAGCTTAGTCTACACTGGCTCTGATGCCAATGTTATAAGGATTTGGAAACTGCCTGATTTCAGTGAGTGTGGACAGCTCAAGACTAAGGCTAGCACGGTGGTTGCATTGAAAGTGTCAAATGATAGAGTGTATGCAGCTTATGGTGATGGCAAGATTAGAGTGTGGCGCAAAACATGGGATGGGTCTTTGAAGCACATTCGATTGGCAACAATCCCAAAATCTGGAAGCTATGTTCGGAGCTACATTGGTGGGAAAGACAAAATG ATGAAGCATACTGGACCTATTACATCACTAGCGATGAATGCATCAGACGACATCATATATTCGGCTTCCCTTGATAGAACAGTGAAAGTATGGCGAATTTCTGACCAGAAATGCATTGAGACCATTCCAGCTCATTCTGGGGCTGTCAATGATATTATAGTCACTGATGACGGGTTACTTTTCACAGCCTCGGATGATGCCACTGTCAAAGTGTGGCGCTGCAACTTTTTTAGAGGGAATCAGTCTCACTCACTCACTGTGACACTCCCTGCAAAGTCCTCACCTGTAAAGACCTTAACACTCAACAAAGAAGGTGGAGTATTATATGGTGGGTGCACAGATGGTTACATACACTATTGGTTCAAGGGTTGGTACTCAGGCCAATTACAATATGGTGGTGCACTTCAGGGTCACACACATGCAGTAATGTGTCTTGCTAGTGTATCAAATTATGTTGTTAGTGGATCAGCTGACTCAACAAGCAGGGTTTGGGTTAGAGAACAAGATGGGCATCACACATGTCTGGCAGTCTTGGTAGGTCACAGAGGGCCTATTAGGTGTGTCACTGCATTTTCTGGGTCCTTAGGTGAAGAGAGTGAGGATGGTTGTACAATTTGTACTGGGAGTCTTGACGGAGTCTTAAAGGTGTGGCATGTGACATGCAAGAACAAATCAAGCCAGAGTTCTGCACAAAATGTGTGCGAGTATTTTGAGCTTTAG
- the LOC142637015 gene encoding protein JINGUBANG-like isoform X1 — MASLDSSNSPPNPSFAIRGTATQNKFLRSISTKEPSFSHFPYTPPRLSSPSLSQSLHTSPISSPLHPLSPSKLNDLSSTYRCVSSVLKKDGQILSIAVSNSLVYTGSDANVIRIWKLPDFSECGQLKTKASTVVALKVSNDRVYAAYGDGKIRVWRKTWDGSLKHIRLATIPKSGSYVRSYIGGKDKMQMKHTGPITSLAMNASDDIIYSASLDRTVKVWRISDQKCIETIPAHSGAVNDIIVTDDGLLFTASDDATVKVWRCNFFRGNQSHSLTVTLPAKSSPVKTLTLNKEGGVLYGGCTDGYIHYWFKGWYSGQLQYGGALQGHTHAVMCLASVSNYVVSGSADSTSRVWVREQDGHHTCLAVLVGHRGPIRCVTAFSGSLGEESEDGCTICTGSLDGVLKVWHVTCKNKSSQSSAQNVCEYFEL, encoded by the exons ATGGCCTCACTAGACTCCTCCAATTCCCCTCCAAACCCATCTTTTGCAATAAGAGGAACAGCCACACAGAACAAGTTCTTAAGAAGCATTTCAACCAAAGAGCCTTCCTTTTCACACTTTCCTTACACCCCACCAAGGCTAAGCTCCCCTAGTCTCTCCCAAAGTCTCCACACTTCACCAATCTCTTCACCTCTTCACCCCCTCTCTCCTTCCAAGCTCAATGACCTTTCCTCCACCTATAGGTGTGTCTCTTCTGTGCTCAAAAAAGATGGCCAAATCTTGTCCATTGCTGTGTCCAATAGCTTAGTCTACACTGGCTCTGATGCCAATGTTATAAGGATTTGGAAACTGCCTGATTTCAGTGAGTGTGGACAGCTCAAGACTAAGGCTAGCACGGTGGTTGCATTGAAAGTGTCAAATGATAGAGTGTATGCAGCTTATGGTGATGGCAAGATTAGAGTGTGGCGCAAAACATGGGATGGGTCTTTGAAGCACATTCGATTGGCAACAATCCCAAAATCTGGAAGCTATGTTCGGAGCTACATTGGTGGGAAAGACAAAATG CAGATGAAGCATACTGGACCTATTACATCACTAGCGATGAATGCATCAGACGACATCATATATTCGGCTTCCCTTGATAGAACAGTGAAAGTATGGCGAATTTCTGACCAGAAATGCATTGAGACCATTCCAGCTCATTCTGGGGCTGTCAATGATATTATAGTCACTGATGACGGGTTACTTTTCACAGCCTCGGATGATGCCACTGTCAAAGTGTGGCGCTGCAACTTTTTTAGAGGGAATCAGTCTCACTCACTCACTGTGACACTCCCTGCAAAGTCCTCACCTGTAAAGACCTTAACACTCAACAAAGAAGGTGGAGTATTATATGGTGGGTGCACAGATGGTTACATACACTATTGGTTCAAGGGTTGGTACTCAGGCCAATTACAATATGGTGGTGCACTTCAGGGTCACACACATGCAGTAATGTGTCTTGCTAGTGTATCAAATTATGTTGTTAGTGGATCAGCTGACTCAACAAGCAGGGTTTGGGTTAGAGAACAAGATGGGCATCACACATGTCTGGCAGTCTTGGTAGGTCACAGAGGGCCTATTAGGTGTGTCACTGCATTTTCTGGGTCCTTAGGTGAAGAGAGTGAGGATGGTTGTACAATTTGTACTGGGAGTCTTGACGGAGTCTTAAAGGTGTGGCATGTGACATGCAAGAACAAATCAAGCCAGAGTTCTGCACAAAATGTGTGCGAGTATTTTGAGCTTTAG
- the LOC142637318 gene encoding uncharacterized protein LOC142637318 codes for MPSKMLERVLSVRRAVSPRSDATSSAEFENDNDEATADADDDEKAKKQQHQQLRIATRAAANYLTRMGPFGLCLVFLSLAFLSILSLYLFHSRSFVCVSSYDPITRSGFFGLDGLESDFGSLGVPWCRSKHGKTVEWTSKDLIKGLEEFVPIYETRPIKNNMYGMGFDHSYGLWFIARWLKPDLMIESGAFKGHSTWVLRQAMPDTPIVSLSPRHPEKYLKKGPAYVDGNCTYFAGKDFVDFGSVDWGSVMKKHGITDLSRVLIFFDDHQNELKRIKQALKAGFHHLVFEDNYDTGTGDHYSVRQICDQFYIRGGGHSCFKDSDEARIRSKRRKFWQKAVDIEELCGPDEAWWGVRGYMRDDFNHSNQPISYADHFQNSRFLESILDVYWELPPVAGPSLTHQTRYDPARAPSPIVEDGRYRLFQRLGLTGLETSVFNGYTQMVYLHISEQES; via the exons atgCCCTCGAAAATGCTGGAGCGAGTTCTCTCTGTGCGCCGTGCCGTTTCGCCTCGCAGCGACGCCACGTCATCGGCAGAGTTCGAAAACGACAACGACGAAGCGACGGCGGACGCCGACGACGACGAGAAGGCCAAGAAGCAGCAGCACCAGCAGCTCCGAATTGCGACCCGGGCCGCCGCCAACTACTTGACCCGGATGGGTCCTTTCGGGCTCTGCCTCGTCTTCCTCTCCCTCGCTTTCCTCTCCATTCTCTCCTTGTACCTTTTCCACTCCCGCTCCTTCGTTTGCGTCTCCAGTTACGACCCGATTACCCGCTCCGGATTCTTCGGGTTGGATGGCCTTGAATCCGATTTCGGATCTCTCGGCGTCCCTTGGT GCAGATCGAAACATGGAAAAACGGTCGAATGGACATCTAAGGATTTAATTAAAGGCTTGGAAGAGTTTGTACCTATATATGAAACTCGGccaattaaaaacaatatgTATGGGATGGGTTTTGACCACAGTTATGGGCTTTGGTTCATTGCTCGATGGCTGAAGCCAGATTTGATGATTGAGAGTGGTGCATTCAAGGGACATTCAACTTGGGTTTTGCGACAAGCAATGCCAGATACGCCAATTGTGTCGCTTTCGCCACGGCATCCTGAGAAATATCTGAAGAAGGGGCCTGCTTATGTTGATGGAAACTGCACATACTTTGCTGGAAaagattttgttgattttggaaGTGTTGATTGGGGAAGTGTAATGAAGAAACATGGGATTACTGATCTCAGTCGGGTTCTTATTTTTTTCGATGACCATCAGAATGAATTGAAAAG AATAAAGCAGGCTCTGAAAGCGGGCTTCCATCATCTTGTTTTTGAGGATAACTATGACACTGGAACTGGAGATCATTATTCTGTAAGGCAGATATGTGATCAATTTTATATAAGAG GAGGTGGCCATAGCTGTTTTAAAGACAGTGACGAAGCTAGGATTAGATCGAAAAGGAGGAAATTCTGGCAGAAAGCAGTCGATATAGAAGAACTTTGTGGCCCAGATGAAGCGTGGTGGGGTGTTAGAGGGTACATGCGAGATGACTTCAACCACAGTAATCAGCCAATCTCCTATGCAGACCACTTTCAGAACAGCCGTTTTCTGGAATCAATTCTTGATGTTTATTGGGAACTCCCTCCTGTGGCTGGACCTTCTCTCACTCATCAAACAAGATATGACCCAGCTCGTGCACCCAGTCCCATTGTTGAAGATGGTCGGTATCGCTTATTCCAGCGTCTTGGTTTGACCGGACTTGAGACATCTGTATTTAATGGGTATACCCAGATGGTTTATCTTCACATATCTGAACAAGAATCTTAG